A genomic region of Raphanus sativus cultivar WK10039 chromosome 6, ASM80110v3, whole genome shotgun sequence contains the following coding sequences:
- the LOC130497045 gene encoding mediator of RNA polymerase II transcription subunit 11 has protein sequence MDPQTQNTSLQRLQNVERRVVRVLDIAGGVMEELSSPSGPRKDFVNSHCREFMQSIKDIQVTLREEIKSACEYRPFEKSDYNARIANEICFQKLEYVLSQLHDLEITLDHYPSSA, from the exons ATGGATCCGCAGACGCAGAATACTTCTTTGCAGCGACTCCAGAATGTGGAGAGG AGAGTGGTAAGGGTATTGGATATAGCTGGAGGTGTGATGGAAGAACTGTCGAGCCCTTCTGGCCCCAGGAAAGATTTCGTCAACAGCCATTGCCGAGAGTTCATGCAATCCATCaag GATATTCAAGTGACACTAAGGGAAGAGATCAAAAGCGCGTGCGAGTACCGTCCCTTTGAGAAAAGCGACTACAATGCAAGGATAGCTAATGAGATCTGCTTCCAGAAGCTTGAATATGTTCTCTCTCAGCTTCATGACCTCGAAATAACCCTTGATCACTATCCTTCTTCCGCTTGA